A stretch of the Capricornis sumatraensis isolate serow.1 chromosome 19, serow.2, whole genome shotgun sequence genome encodes the following:
- the MAN2C1 gene encoding alpha-mannosidase 2C1 isoform X3, which translates to MAAAPALKHWRTTLERVEKFVSPLYFTDCNLRGRLFGDSCPVAELSSFLTPERLPYQEAVQQDFRPAQVGDSFGPTWWTCWFRVELTIPEAWVGQEVHLRWESDGEGLVWRDGEPVQGLTKEGEKTSYILTDKLGEKDPRSLTLYVEVACNGLLGAGKGSMIAAPDPEKVFQVSRAELAVFHRDVYKLLVDLELLLGIAKGLGEDNQRSFQALYTANQMVNVCDPAQPETFPVAQALASKFFGQRGGESQHTIHALGHCHIDTAWLWPFKETVRKCARSWVTVVQLMERNPEFIFACSQAQQLEWVRSHYPGLHARLQEFACRGQFVPVGGTWVEMDGNLPSGESMVRQFLQGQNFFRQEFGKICSEFWLPDTFGYSAQLPQIMRSCGIKRFLTQKLSWNLVNSFPHHTFFWEGLDGSQVLAHFPPGDSYGMQGSVEEVLKTVAKNRDKGRTNHSAFLFGFGDGGGGPTQTMVDRLKRLCNTDGLPRVQLSSPEQLFAALEGHSGQLCTWVGELFLELHNGTYTTHAQIKKGNRECERILHDVELLSSLALARSAQFLYPAALLQDLWRLLLLTQFHDVVTGSCIQLVAEEAMCHYEDIRSHGNTLLSAAAAALCAGEPGPEGLLIVNTLPWKRTEVLALPRPGGAHCLALVTVPGMGYAPAPAPTSPQPLLPQQPVFVVQETDGSVTLDNGIIRVRLDPTGRLTSLVLVASGREAIAEGAVGNQFVLFDDVPLYWDAWDVMDYHLETRKPVLGQAGTLAVGTEGGVRGSAWFLLQISPNSRLSQEVVLDVGCPYVRFHTEVHWHEAHKFLKVEFPARVRSPQATYEVQFGHLQRPTHYNTSWDWARFEVWAHRWMDLSEHGFGLALLNDCKYGASVRGNVLSLSLLRAPKSPDATVDMGRHEFTYALMPHKAPGPAPAAAWSAFSVSSPAVVLETVKQAETSPQGRTLLLRLYEAHGSHSDCWLHTSLPVQEAVLCDLLERRDPAGPLLLQDNRLKLAFTPFQVQSLLLVLQPPPN; encoded by the exons ATGGCGGCGGCGCCGGCCCTGAAGCACTGGCGCACTACGCTGGAGCGAGTGGAGAAATTCGTGTCGCCGCTCTACTTTACCGATTGTAATCTCCGCGGCAG GCTCTTCGGAGACAGCTGCCCAGTGGCCGAGCTCTCCAGCTTCTTGACGCCCGAAAGACTTCCCTACCAGGAGGCAGTCCAGCAGGACTTCCGCCCCGCGCAGGTCGGCGACAGCTTCGGACCCAC ATGGTGGACCTGTTGGTTCCGTGTAGAGCTGACCATCCCAGAGGCATGGGTGGGTCAGGAAGTTCACCTTCGCTGGGAAAGTGATGGAGAAGGCCTGGTGTGGCGTGATGGGGAACCTGTCCAG GGTTTGaccaaagagggagagaaaaccaGCTACATTCTGACTGACAAGCTAGGGGAGAAAGACCCCCGGAG CCTGACCCTCTATGTGGAAGTAGCCTGCAACGGGCTCCTGGGGGCCGGAAAGGGATCCATGATCGCAGCCCCTGATCCAGAGAAGGTGTTCCAGGTGAGCCGGGCTGAGCTGGCCGTATTCCACCGGGATGTCTACAAGCTCCTGGTGGACCTGGAGCTCCTGCTGGGGATCGCCAAG GGCCTCGGGGAGGACAACCAGCGCAGCTTCCAGGCCCTATACACTGCCAACCAGATGGTGAATGTATGTGACCCTGCCCAGCCTGAGACCTTCCCGGTGGCCCAGGCCCTGGCCTCCAAGTTCTTTGGCCAACGTGGGGGTGAAAGCCAGCATACCATCCACGCCTTGGGGCACTGCCACATTGACACAG CCTGGCTCTGGCCCTTCAAGGAGACCGTGCGGAAATGTGCCCGAAGCTGGGTGACAGTCGTTCAGCTCATGGAGCGGAACCCCGAGTTTATCTTTGCCTGCTCCCAG GCGCAGCAGCTCGAGTGGGTAAGGAGCCACTACCCTGGCCTGCATGCCCGGCTCCAGGAGTTCGCCTGCCGCGGGCAGTTTGTGCCCGTGGGGGGCACCTGGGTGGAAATG GATGGGAACCTTCCCAGTGGAGAGTCCATGGTGAGGCAGTTCCTGCAGGGTCAGAACTTCTTCCGTCAGGAGTTCGGGAAGATATGCTCAGAG TTCTGGCTGCCAGACACATTCGGCTACTCCGCGCAGCTGCCCCAGATCATGCGTAGCTGTGGCATCAAGCGCTTCCTCACCCAAAAGCTGAGCTGGAACTTGGTGAACTCCTTCCCG CACCATACCTTTTTCTGGGAGGGGCTGGATGGCTCCCAGGTGCTGGCCCACTTCCCGCCTGGTGACTCCTATGGGATGCAGGGCAGTGTAGAGGAG GTGCTGAAGACAGTGGCCAAAAACCGGGACAAGGGACGGACCAACCACAGCGCCTTCCTCTTTGGCTTTGGGGATGGAGGTGGTGGCCCCACCCAGACCATGGTGGACCGCTTGAAGCGGCTGTGCAATACCGACGGGCTGCCCAG GGTGCAGCTGTCCTCTCCGGAGCAACTCTTCGCAGCGCTGGAGGGCCACTCGGGGCAGCTGTGCACCTGGGTTGGGGAGCTCTTCCTGGAGCTACACAATGGCACCTACACCACCCATGCCCAG ATCAAGAAGGGGAACCGGGAGTGTGAGCGGATCCTGCATGACGTGGAGCTGCTCAGCAGCCTGGCCCTGGCCCGCAGTGCCCAGTTCCTCTACCCAGCTGCCCTGCTGCAGGATCTCTGGAG GCTCCTGCTCCTGACCCAGTTCCATGATGTGGTGACTGGGAGCTGCATCCAGCTGGTGGCAGAGGAAGCCATGTGCCACTACGAAG ACATCCGTTCCCATGGCAACACACTGCTCAGTGCTGCAGCTGCAGCCCTGTGTGCTGGGGAGCCAGGTCCCGAGGGCCTTCTCATTGTCAACACGCTGCCCTGGAAGCGCACTGAAGTGCTGGCTCTGCCCCGGCCTGGTGGGGCCCACTGCTTAG CCCTGGTCACTGTCCCCGGCATGGGCTAtgctcctgcccccgcccccacctcaccACAGCCCCTGCTGCCCCAGCAGCCTGTGTTCGTAGTGCAAGAG ACTGACGGTTCTGTGACCCTGGACAACGGCATCATCCGAGTGAGGCTGGACCCAACTGGCCGCCTGACATCCCTGGTGCTGGTGGCCTCCGGCAG GGAGGCCATTGCTGAGGGTGCCGTGGGGAACCAGTTTGTGCTGTTTGACGATGTTCCCCTGTACTGGGATGCGTGGGACGTCATGGACTACCACCTAGAAACACG GAAGCCAGTGCTGGGCCAGGCAGGGACCCTGGCAGTGGGCACTGAGGGTGGCGTGCGGGGCAGTGCCTGGTTCCTGCTGCAGATCAGTCCTAATAGTCGGCTCAGCCAGGAGGTTGTGCTGGACGTTGGCTGCCCCTATGTCCGCTTCCACACTGAG gTGCACTGGCACGAGGCCCACAAGTTCCTGAAGGTGGAGTTCCCTGCCCGTGTGCGCAGCCCCCAGGCGACTTACGAGGTCCAGTTTGGACATCTGCAGCGGCCCACCCACTACAACACCTCTTGGGACTGGGCTCGATTTGAG GTGTGGGCCCACCGCTGGATGGATCTGTCAGAGCATGGCTTTGGGCTGGCTCTGCTCAATGACTGCAAGTATGGCGCGTCAGTACGGGGCAACGTCCTCAGCCTCTCACT TTTGCGGGCGCCTAAGTCCCCTGACGCCACCGTGGACATGGGGCGGCACGAGTTCACCTACGCGCTGATGCCGCACAAG GCCCCGGGCCCGGCGCCCGCCGCCGCCTGGAGTGCCTTCTCAGTTTCCTCGCCCGCGGTCGTGCTGGAGACCGTCAAGCAG gcgGAGACCAGCCCTCAGGGCCGCACGCTCCTTCTGCGGCTGTATGAGGCCCACGGAAGTCACAGCGACTGCTGGCTGCACACGTCGCTGCCGGTTCAGGAGGCCGTCCT CTGTGACCTCCTGGAGCGCCGCGACCCTGCTGGCCCTTTGCTCCTCCAGGACAACCGCCTGAAGCTCGCCTTTACTCCTTTCCAAGTGCAGTCCTTGTTGCTGGTTCTGCAGCCCCCACCGAACTGA
- the MAN2C1 gene encoding alpha-mannosidase 2C1 isoform X2 → MAAAPALKHWRTTLERVEKFVSPLYFTDCNLRGRLFGDSCPVAELSSFLTPERLPYQEAVQQDFRPAQVGDSFGPTWWTCWFRVELTIPEAWVGQEVHLRWESDGEGLVWRDGEPVQGLTKEGEKTSYILTDKLGEKDPRSLTLYVEVACNGLLGAGKGSMIAAPDPEKVFQVSRAELAVFHRDVYKLLVDLELLLGIAKGLGEDNQRSFQALYTANQMVNVCDPAQPETFPVAQALASKFFGQRGGESQHTIHALGHCHIDTAWLWPFKETVRKCARSWVTVVQLMERNPEFIFACSQAQQLEWVRSHYPGLHARLQEFACRGQFVPVGGTWVEMDGNLPSGESMVRQFLQGQNFFRQEFGKICSEFWLPDTFGYSAQLPQIMRSCGIKRFLTQKLSWNLVNSFPHHTFFWEGLDGSQVLAHFPPGDSYGMQGSVEEVLKTVAKNRDKGRTNHSAFLFGFGDGGGGPTQTMVDRLKRLCNTDGLPRVQLSSPEQLFAALEGHSGQLCTWVGELFLELHNGTYTTHAQIKKGNRECERILHDVELLSSLALARSAQFLYPAALLQDLWRLLLLTQFHDVVTGSCIQLVAEEAMCHYEDIRSHGNTLLSAAAAALCAGEPGPEGLLIVNTLPWKRTEVLALPRPGGAHCLALVTVPGMGYAPAPAPTSPQPLLPQQPVFVVQETDGSVTLDNGIIRVRLDPTGRLTSLVLVASGREAIAEGAVGNQFVLFDDVPLYWDAWDVMDYHLETRKPVLGQAGTLAVGTEGGVRGSAWFLLQISPNSRLSQEVVLDVGCPYVRFHTEVHWHEAHKFLKVEFPARVRSPQATYEVQFGHLQRPTHYNTSWDWARFEVWAHRWMDLSEHGFGLALLNDCKYGASVRGNVLSLSLLRAPKSPDATVDMGRHEFTYALMPHKGSFQDAGVIPAAYSLNFPLLALPAPGPAPAAAWSAFSVSSPAVVLETVKQAETSPQGRTLLLRLYEAHGSHSDCWLHTSLPVQEAVLCDLLERRDPAGPLLLQDNRLKLAFTPFQVQSLLLVLQPPPN, encoded by the exons ATGGCGGCGGCGCCGGCCCTGAAGCACTGGCGCACTACGCTGGAGCGAGTGGAGAAATTCGTGTCGCCGCTCTACTTTACCGATTGTAATCTCCGCGGCAG GCTCTTCGGAGACAGCTGCCCAGTGGCCGAGCTCTCCAGCTTCTTGACGCCCGAAAGACTTCCCTACCAGGAGGCAGTCCAGCAGGACTTCCGCCCCGCGCAGGTCGGCGACAGCTTCGGACCCAC ATGGTGGACCTGTTGGTTCCGTGTAGAGCTGACCATCCCAGAGGCATGGGTGGGTCAGGAAGTTCACCTTCGCTGGGAAAGTGATGGAGAAGGCCTGGTGTGGCGTGATGGGGAACCTGTCCAG GGTTTGaccaaagagggagagaaaaccaGCTACATTCTGACTGACAAGCTAGGGGAGAAAGACCCCCGGAG CCTGACCCTCTATGTGGAAGTAGCCTGCAACGGGCTCCTGGGGGCCGGAAAGGGATCCATGATCGCAGCCCCTGATCCAGAGAAGGTGTTCCAGGTGAGCCGGGCTGAGCTGGCCGTATTCCACCGGGATGTCTACAAGCTCCTGGTGGACCTGGAGCTCCTGCTGGGGATCGCCAAG GGCCTCGGGGAGGACAACCAGCGCAGCTTCCAGGCCCTATACACTGCCAACCAGATGGTGAATGTATGTGACCCTGCCCAGCCTGAGACCTTCCCGGTGGCCCAGGCCCTGGCCTCCAAGTTCTTTGGCCAACGTGGGGGTGAAAGCCAGCATACCATCCACGCCTTGGGGCACTGCCACATTGACACAG CCTGGCTCTGGCCCTTCAAGGAGACCGTGCGGAAATGTGCCCGAAGCTGGGTGACAGTCGTTCAGCTCATGGAGCGGAACCCCGAGTTTATCTTTGCCTGCTCCCAG GCGCAGCAGCTCGAGTGGGTAAGGAGCCACTACCCTGGCCTGCATGCCCGGCTCCAGGAGTTCGCCTGCCGCGGGCAGTTTGTGCCCGTGGGGGGCACCTGGGTGGAAATG GATGGGAACCTTCCCAGTGGAGAGTCCATGGTGAGGCAGTTCCTGCAGGGTCAGAACTTCTTCCGTCAGGAGTTCGGGAAGATATGCTCAGAG TTCTGGCTGCCAGACACATTCGGCTACTCCGCGCAGCTGCCCCAGATCATGCGTAGCTGTGGCATCAAGCGCTTCCTCACCCAAAAGCTGAGCTGGAACTTGGTGAACTCCTTCCCG CACCATACCTTTTTCTGGGAGGGGCTGGATGGCTCCCAGGTGCTGGCCCACTTCCCGCCTGGTGACTCCTATGGGATGCAGGGCAGTGTAGAGGAG GTGCTGAAGACAGTGGCCAAAAACCGGGACAAGGGACGGACCAACCACAGCGCCTTCCTCTTTGGCTTTGGGGATGGAGGTGGTGGCCCCACCCAGACCATGGTGGACCGCTTGAAGCGGCTGTGCAATACCGACGGGCTGCCCAG GGTGCAGCTGTCCTCTCCGGAGCAACTCTTCGCAGCGCTGGAGGGCCACTCGGGGCAGCTGTGCACCTGGGTTGGGGAGCTCTTCCTGGAGCTACACAATGGCACCTACACCACCCATGCCCAG ATCAAGAAGGGGAACCGGGAGTGTGAGCGGATCCTGCATGACGTGGAGCTGCTCAGCAGCCTGGCCCTGGCCCGCAGTGCCCAGTTCCTCTACCCAGCTGCCCTGCTGCAGGATCTCTGGAG GCTCCTGCTCCTGACCCAGTTCCATGATGTGGTGACTGGGAGCTGCATCCAGCTGGTGGCAGAGGAAGCCATGTGCCACTACGAAG ACATCCGTTCCCATGGCAACACACTGCTCAGTGCTGCAGCTGCAGCCCTGTGTGCTGGGGAGCCAGGTCCCGAGGGCCTTCTCATTGTCAACACGCTGCCCTGGAAGCGCACTGAAGTGCTGGCTCTGCCCCGGCCTGGTGGGGCCCACTGCTTAG CCCTGGTCACTGTCCCCGGCATGGGCTAtgctcctgcccccgcccccacctcaccACAGCCCCTGCTGCCCCAGCAGCCTGTGTTCGTAGTGCAAGAG ACTGACGGTTCTGTGACCCTGGACAACGGCATCATCCGAGTGAGGCTGGACCCAACTGGCCGCCTGACATCCCTGGTGCTGGTGGCCTCCGGCAG GGAGGCCATTGCTGAGGGTGCCGTGGGGAACCAGTTTGTGCTGTTTGACGATGTTCCCCTGTACTGGGATGCGTGGGACGTCATGGACTACCACCTAGAAACACG GAAGCCAGTGCTGGGCCAGGCAGGGACCCTGGCAGTGGGCACTGAGGGTGGCGTGCGGGGCAGTGCCTGGTTCCTGCTGCAGATCAGTCCTAATAGTCGGCTCAGCCAGGAGGTTGTGCTGGACGTTGGCTGCCCCTATGTCCGCTTCCACACTGAG gTGCACTGGCACGAGGCCCACAAGTTCCTGAAGGTGGAGTTCCCTGCCCGTGTGCGCAGCCCCCAGGCGACTTACGAGGTCCAGTTTGGACATCTGCAGCGGCCCACCCACTACAACACCTCTTGGGACTGGGCTCGATTTGAG GTGTGGGCCCACCGCTGGATGGATCTGTCAGAGCATGGCTTTGGGCTGGCTCTGCTCAATGACTGCAAGTATGGCGCGTCAGTACGGGGCAACGTCCTCAGCCTCTCACT TTTGCGGGCGCCTAAGTCCCCTGACGCCACCGTGGACATGGGGCGGCACGAGTTCACCTACGCGCTGATGCCGCACAAGG GCTCGTTCCAGGACGCTGGCGTTATCCCCGCTGCTTACAGCCTCAACTTCCCCCTGCTGGCGCTGCCCGCCCCGGGCCCGGCGCCCGCCGCCGCCTGGAGTGCCTTCTCAGTTTCCTCGCCCGCGGTCGTGCTGGAGACCGTCAAGCAG gcgGAGACCAGCCCTCAGGGCCGCACGCTCCTTCTGCGGCTGTATGAGGCCCACGGAAGTCACAGCGACTGCTGGCTGCACACGTCGCTGCCGGTTCAGGAGGCCGTCCT CTGTGACCTCCTGGAGCGCCGCGACCCTGCTGGCCCTTTGCTCCTCCAGGACAACCGCCTGAAGCTCGCCTTTACTCCTTTCCAAGTGCAGTCCTTGTTGCTGGTTCTGCAGCCCCCACCGAACTGA
- the MAN2C1 gene encoding alpha-mannosidase 2C1 isoform X1, which yields MAAAPALKHWRTTLERVEKFVSPLYFTDCNLRGRLFGDSCPVAELSSFLTPERLPYQEAVQQDFRPAQVGDSFGPTWWTCWFRVELTIPEAWVGQEVHLRWESDGEGLVWRDGEPVQGLTKEGEKTSYILTDKLGEKDPRSLTLYVEVACNGLLGAGKGSMIAAPDPEKVFQVSRAELAVFHRDVYKLLVDLELLLGIAKGLGEDNQRSFQALYTANQMVNVCDPAQPETFPVAQALASKFFGQRGGESQHTIHALGHCHIDTAWLWPFKETVRKCARSWVTVVQLMERNPEFIFACSQAQQLEWVRSHYPGLHARLQEFACRGQFVPVGGTWVEMDGNLPSGESMVRQFLQGQNFFRQEFGKICSEFWLPDTFGYSAQLPQIMRSCGIKRFLTQKLSWNLVNSFPHHTFFWEGLDGSQVLAHFPPGDSYGMQGSVEEVLKTVAKNRDKGRTNHSAFLFGFGDGGGGPTQTMVDRLKRLCNTDGLPRVQLSSPEQLFAALEGHSGQLCTWVGELFLELHNGTYTTHAQIKKGNRECERILHDVELLSSLALARSAQFLYPAALLQDLWRLLLLTQFHDVVTGSCIQLVAEEAMCHYEDIRSHGNTLLSAAAAALCAGEPGPEGLLIVNTLPWKRTEVLALPRPGGAHCLGMSWGEGPGHCPRHGLCSCPRPHLTTAPAAPAACVRSARAPADLASRPPPTKTDGSVTLDNGIIRVRLDPTGRLTSLVLVASGREAIAEGAVGNQFVLFDDVPLYWDAWDVMDYHLETRKPVLGQAGTLAVGTEGGVRGSAWFLLQISPNSRLSQEVVLDVGCPYVRFHTEVHWHEAHKFLKVEFPARVRSPQATYEVQFGHLQRPTHYNTSWDWARFEVWAHRWMDLSEHGFGLALLNDCKYGASVRGNVLSLSLLRAPKSPDATVDMGRHEFTYALMPHKGSFQDAGVIPAAYSLNFPLLALPAPGPAPAAAWSAFSVSSPAVVLETVKQAETSPQGRTLLLRLYEAHGSHSDCWLHTSLPVQEAVLCDLLERRDPAGPLLLQDNRLKLAFTPFQVQSLLLVLQPPPN from the exons ATGGCGGCGGCGCCGGCCCTGAAGCACTGGCGCACTACGCTGGAGCGAGTGGAGAAATTCGTGTCGCCGCTCTACTTTACCGATTGTAATCTCCGCGGCAG GCTCTTCGGAGACAGCTGCCCAGTGGCCGAGCTCTCCAGCTTCTTGACGCCCGAAAGACTTCCCTACCAGGAGGCAGTCCAGCAGGACTTCCGCCCCGCGCAGGTCGGCGACAGCTTCGGACCCAC ATGGTGGACCTGTTGGTTCCGTGTAGAGCTGACCATCCCAGAGGCATGGGTGGGTCAGGAAGTTCACCTTCGCTGGGAAAGTGATGGAGAAGGCCTGGTGTGGCGTGATGGGGAACCTGTCCAG GGTTTGaccaaagagggagagaaaaccaGCTACATTCTGACTGACAAGCTAGGGGAGAAAGACCCCCGGAG CCTGACCCTCTATGTGGAAGTAGCCTGCAACGGGCTCCTGGGGGCCGGAAAGGGATCCATGATCGCAGCCCCTGATCCAGAGAAGGTGTTCCAGGTGAGCCGGGCTGAGCTGGCCGTATTCCACCGGGATGTCTACAAGCTCCTGGTGGACCTGGAGCTCCTGCTGGGGATCGCCAAG GGCCTCGGGGAGGACAACCAGCGCAGCTTCCAGGCCCTATACACTGCCAACCAGATGGTGAATGTATGTGACCCTGCCCAGCCTGAGACCTTCCCGGTGGCCCAGGCCCTGGCCTCCAAGTTCTTTGGCCAACGTGGGGGTGAAAGCCAGCATACCATCCACGCCTTGGGGCACTGCCACATTGACACAG CCTGGCTCTGGCCCTTCAAGGAGACCGTGCGGAAATGTGCCCGAAGCTGGGTGACAGTCGTTCAGCTCATGGAGCGGAACCCCGAGTTTATCTTTGCCTGCTCCCAG GCGCAGCAGCTCGAGTGGGTAAGGAGCCACTACCCTGGCCTGCATGCCCGGCTCCAGGAGTTCGCCTGCCGCGGGCAGTTTGTGCCCGTGGGGGGCACCTGGGTGGAAATG GATGGGAACCTTCCCAGTGGAGAGTCCATGGTGAGGCAGTTCCTGCAGGGTCAGAACTTCTTCCGTCAGGAGTTCGGGAAGATATGCTCAGAG TTCTGGCTGCCAGACACATTCGGCTACTCCGCGCAGCTGCCCCAGATCATGCGTAGCTGTGGCATCAAGCGCTTCCTCACCCAAAAGCTGAGCTGGAACTTGGTGAACTCCTTCCCG CACCATACCTTTTTCTGGGAGGGGCTGGATGGCTCCCAGGTGCTGGCCCACTTCCCGCCTGGTGACTCCTATGGGATGCAGGGCAGTGTAGAGGAG GTGCTGAAGACAGTGGCCAAAAACCGGGACAAGGGACGGACCAACCACAGCGCCTTCCTCTTTGGCTTTGGGGATGGAGGTGGTGGCCCCACCCAGACCATGGTGGACCGCTTGAAGCGGCTGTGCAATACCGACGGGCTGCCCAG GGTGCAGCTGTCCTCTCCGGAGCAACTCTTCGCAGCGCTGGAGGGCCACTCGGGGCAGCTGTGCACCTGGGTTGGGGAGCTCTTCCTGGAGCTACACAATGGCACCTACACCACCCATGCCCAG ATCAAGAAGGGGAACCGGGAGTGTGAGCGGATCCTGCATGACGTGGAGCTGCTCAGCAGCCTGGCCCTGGCCCGCAGTGCCCAGTTCCTCTACCCAGCTGCCCTGCTGCAGGATCTCTGGAG GCTCCTGCTCCTGACCCAGTTCCATGATGTGGTGACTGGGAGCTGCATCCAGCTGGTGGCAGAGGAAGCCATGTGCCACTACGAAG ACATCCGTTCCCATGGCAACACACTGCTCAGTGCTGCAGCTGCAGCCCTGTGTGCTGGGGAGCCAGGTCCCGAGGGCCTTCTCATTGTCAACACGCTGCCCTGGAAGCGCACTGAAGTGCTGGCTCTGCCCCGGCCTGGTGGGGCCCACTGCTTAGGTATGAGCTGGGGAGAAGG CCCTGGTCACTGTCCCCGGCATGGGCTAtgctcctgcccccgcccccacctcaccACAGCCCCTGCTGCCCCAGCAGCCTGTGTTCGTAGTGCAAGAG CCCCTGCAGACCTAGCCTCAAGGCCCCCTCCCACCAAGACTGACGGTTCTGTGACCCTGGACAACGGCATCATCCGAGTGAGGCTGGACCCAACTGGCCGCCTGACATCCCTGGTGCTGGTGGCCTCCGGCAG GGAGGCCATTGCTGAGGGTGCCGTGGGGAACCAGTTTGTGCTGTTTGACGATGTTCCCCTGTACTGGGATGCGTGGGACGTCATGGACTACCACCTAGAAACACG GAAGCCAGTGCTGGGCCAGGCAGGGACCCTGGCAGTGGGCACTGAGGGTGGCGTGCGGGGCAGTGCCTGGTTCCTGCTGCAGATCAGTCCTAATAGTCGGCTCAGCCAGGAGGTTGTGCTGGACGTTGGCTGCCCCTATGTCCGCTTCCACACTGAG gTGCACTGGCACGAGGCCCACAAGTTCCTGAAGGTGGAGTTCCCTGCCCGTGTGCGCAGCCCCCAGGCGACTTACGAGGTCCAGTTTGGACATCTGCAGCGGCCCACCCACTACAACACCTCTTGGGACTGGGCTCGATTTGAG GTGTGGGCCCACCGCTGGATGGATCTGTCAGAGCATGGCTTTGGGCTGGCTCTGCTCAATGACTGCAAGTATGGCGCGTCAGTACGGGGCAACGTCCTCAGCCTCTCACT TTTGCGGGCGCCTAAGTCCCCTGACGCCACCGTGGACATGGGGCGGCACGAGTTCACCTACGCGCTGATGCCGCACAAGG GCTCGTTCCAGGACGCTGGCGTTATCCCCGCTGCTTACAGCCTCAACTTCCCCCTGCTGGCGCTGCCCGCCCCGGGCCCGGCGCCCGCCGCCGCCTGGAGTGCCTTCTCAGTTTCCTCGCCCGCGGTCGTGCTGGAGACCGTCAAGCAG gcgGAGACCAGCCCTCAGGGCCGCACGCTCCTTCTGCGGCTGTATGAGGCCCACGGAAGTCACAGCGACTGCTGGCTGCACACGTCGCTGCCGGTTCAGGAGGCCGTCCT CTGTGACCTCCTGGAGCGCCGCGACCCTGCTGGCCCTTTGCTCCTCCAGGACAACCGCCTGAAGCTCGCCTTTACTCCTTTCCAAGTGCAGTCCTTGTTGCTGGTTCTGCAGCCCCCACCGAACTGA